Proteins co-encoded in one Pseudophryne corroboree isolate aPseCor3 chromosome 1, aPseCor3.hap2, whole genome shotgun sequence genomic window:
- the LOC134945135 gene encoding rho GTPase-activating protein 17-like, producing the protein MTSDDDDATEAGPSKEVWSSRSRTSVTRHQKKHVAAKKARSDVQGQPQQDTPPRRLSTVCSAPPIQILDTPPRREPYSPHLDSSSPGNSIPPQQQQHSDMDETIMLEMQPLSQGISTPAPVSTPPQQSTPPPQHSPTTPVTQGPDHVFWNIWARQQATNEDCLRRQTQMFASLPCHLRRITRNMSRQNEQTTRIGNTMELMRADITQVMGNLQRIMEEQHRLMEEQHRQQQSYMNIFQNNQKIN; encoded by the exons atgacatctgatgatgatgacgctacggaagcag gtccatcaaaagaagtctggagcagcagaagtcggacttctgtaacacgccaccaaaaaaaacatgtggcagcaaagaaagcaaggtctgatgtccagggccaaccacagcaggataccccgccacgaagattatcgacagtatgttcggcccCCCcaatccaaattttggacacacctccaagacgtgaaccatactcccctcatcttgatt cttctagtcctggtaacagcatccctccgcaacaacagcaacacagtgacatggatgagacaatcatgttagaaatgcagccattaagccaaggaatcagcaccccagcacctgtgagtacaccaccacagcaaagcacaccaccaccacaacacagcccaacaacaccagtaacacaaggccctgatcacgtgttttggaacatttgggctagacagcaggccactaatgaagattgcctgcgtaggcagacacaaatgtttgcaagcctaccatgtcacctcagaagaataaccagaaacatgagtagacaaaatgaacaaaccacgagaattggcaataccatggaactcatgcgtgcagacattacacaggtcatgggcaacttacagcgcataatggaagaacagcacagactaatggaagaacagcacagacaacagcaaagctatatgaacatttttcaaaacaatcaaaagataaattaa